In one window of Bradyrhizobium diazoefficiens DNA:
- the rfbB gene encoding dTDP-glucose 4,6-dehydratase: MRFEGITIFVTGGAGFIGSAAIRHLLADTGAHVVNIDKLTYAANLDSLPGAAGHPRYVFAQQCIGESLGLRALFEKYQPDAVMNLAAESHVDRSIDGPAEFIQTNVVGTFTLLQEALRHWRGLTPETQARFRFLHVSTDEVFGSLGSNGTFSEDTAYAPSSPYAASKASSDHLVRAWRETYGLPTMVTNCSNNYGAYHFPEKLIPHMIIRGLANEPLPVYGDGSNVRDWLYVADHAEALTLVLERGTIGETYNIGARCERTNLDVVKHVCDLLDEFAPSAAASRRDLISFVADRPGHDFRYAMDPGKIERELGWRPRENFESGLAKTVRWFCDNRTWWQNILDRGYRHTRIGLD, encoded by the coding sequence ATGCGCTTTGAAGGCATCACCATCTTCGTGACCGGCGGCGCGGGCTTCATCGGCTCCGCCGCGATCCGGCATCTGCTCGCGGATACCGGCGCGCACGTCGTCAACATCGACAAGCTGACTTACGCGGCCAATCTCGACTCACTGCCGGGAGCGGCCGGCCATCCGCGCTACGTCTTCGCGCAGCAATGCATCGGCGAGAGCCTCGGCCTGCGGGCGCTGTTCGAGAAGTACCAACCCGATGCCGTGATGAATCTCGCGGCGGAGAGCCACGTCGATCGTTCAATCGACGGCCCGGCGGAGTTCATCCAGACCAACGTGGTCGGCACCTTCACATTGCTTCAGGAGGCATTGCGCCACTGGCGGGGGCTGACACCGGAGACGCAAGCGCGCTTCCGCTTTCTCCATGTCTCGACCGACGAGGTGTTCGGATCACTCGGCAGCAACGGCACGTTCAGCGAGGATACGGCTTACGCGCCGAGTTCGCCCTATGCGGCGAGCAAGGCCTCGTCCGATCATCTCGTTCGCGCCTGGCGGGAGACCTACGGCCTTCCCACCATGGTGACGAACTGCTCGAACAATTACGGGGCTTATCATTTTCCCGAGAAGCTGATCCCGCACATGATCATTCGCGGATTGGCGAACGAACCGTTGCCGGTCTATGGCGACGGCAGCAACGTACGCGACTGGCTCTATGTGGCCGACCACGCGGAGGCACTGACACTCGTGCTTGAGCGCGGTACGATCGGCGAGACCTACAACATCGGGGCGCGCTGCGAGCGGACCAATCTCGACGTGGTGAAGCATGTCTGCGATCTGCTCGACGAGTTCGCGCCCAGCGCCGCAGCGTCACGCCGCGACCTCATCAGCTTCGTGGCCGATCGTCCCGGCCACGACTTCCGCTACGCCATGGACCCCGGCAAGATCGAGCGCGAGCTCGGCTGGCGGCCGCGCGAGAATTTCGAGAGCGGGCTTGCAAAGACCGTCCGCTGGTTCTGCGACAACCGGACATGGTGGCAAAACATTCTCGATCGCGGTTACCGGCACACGCGGATCGGTCTCGATTGA
- a CDS encoding NUDIX hydrolase: protein MVRELPKILKVERTTISPWLEVIARDVSFSSESAVETYYSIAQPDYVAVLAVTPDSRILLVRQYRPAIERFSLELPAGMVDPNEDALDTAKRELLEETGYPTMSIEPIGQCATCSSRISNATHSFFVRTGDRVAGFIEEPRVQVSSVLPSELRRLVLSGEFGEQTHLGVLAQASAKGLVAL, encoded by the coding sequence ATGGTCCGGGAACTGCCGAAAATCCTGAAGGTCGAGCGCACGACGATCTCGCCCTGGCTCGAGGTCATCGCTCGGGATGTGAGCTTCTCGAGCGAGTCTGCCGTGGAGACCTATTACTCAATCGCGCAGCCCGACTATGTGGCGGTCCTGGCCGTTACGCCCGACTCGCGTATTCTCCTGGTGCGCCAATATCGTCCGGCGATCGAGCGCTTCTCACTGGAATTGCCTGCGGGGATGGTTGACCCGAACGAAGATGCGCTCGATACGGCCAAGCGCGAGCTGCTGGAAGAGACCGGCTACCCCACGATGAGCATCGAGCCCATCGGTCAATGCGCGACGTGCTCGAGCCGGATCAGCAATGCGACTCATTCGTTCTTCGTCAGGACAGGCGATCGCGTGGCGGGCTTCATCGAGGAGCCGCGTGTCCAAGTTAGCTCGGTCTTGCCGAGTGAGCTTCGTCGGCTCGTTCTCTCGGGGGAGTTTGGCGAGCAGACCCATTTGGGCGTGCTGGCCCAGGCGTCAGCGAAAGGGCTTGTGGCTCTTTAG
- a CDS encoding VanZ family protein, whose amino-acid sequence MRRNHLIAAVGICLALIAYATLARLAGRPALMGHAEAYWVVVIERFSAYGLLGFLLSFLLPGRLVLACSLVLAVAMGLELLQALTPDRDPGVLDVLQKASGGTVGVILAQTILAFLPRPPS is encoded by the coding sequence ATGCGCCGAAATCATCTGATCGCAGCCGTGGGAATTTGCCTCGCCCTCATCGCCTATGCCACTTTGGCGAGGCTGGCGGGGAGGCCCGCGCTCATGGGCCATGCCGAGGCATACTGGGTCGTTGTCATCGAGCGCTTCAGTGCCTATGGGCTGTTAGGCTTTCTTCTGTCGTTCTTGCTCCCAGGACGGCTCGTTTTGGCGTGCTCACTTGTGCTGGCCGTCGCAATGGGGCTCGAATTGCTCCAGGCGCTGACGCCCGATCGCGACCCAGGTGTCCTGGACGTCCTGCAAAAGGCGTCAGGAGGCACCGTAGGCGTCATCCTTGCCCAGACGATCCTGGCCTTCTTGCCCAGGCCACCGTCGTAA
- a CDS encoding EAL domain-containing protein, with the protein MGLQRPTFKFAALVLLSMVTFGLAGHFAAERVIRHQQARQLEELTEVVLRRSEFAVDFAAASLTELGKRDVVNCEPATLQTIRLHVYQRSAIKDVRLVNPDGSVICSAYSETLEFDKGWIDRRDMLPSRDKDLSLFRVQQFGGDALGVLKDISSNAALVAILGINASLFDIMPSELRGHSEVVLALSNGEKLGEFLPDTDRALQNTRRFDRTSARYPLKATIEVEGAVLSIRNNEAYWPALAVAVILGALFGILLARSRRTEGPVADLDRALTAGEFKPYYQPIFNLRTGQIKGCEVLARWLRDDGSVIPPMNFIPLAESSGRIEVMTWQILKSALSDLRPLLKADKDFKLSFNVVPKHLLSPGFVETLRRTVLTAKIAARQIVIEVTERDELDDLARAAAVVTELRDHGFRVAIDDVGVGHSGLSRLKGLGANTIKIDKFFVDTITVDASTTTIVEMLVALAKDLQMTVVAEGIETEEQRRALVASGVEEGQGYLVAAPLPFPKFSELVDTRRRTAPAAPADALVA; encoded by the coding sequence ATGGGATTACAGCGACCGACCTTCAAGTTTGCCGCGCTCGTGCTCTTGAGCATGGTCACGTTCGGCCTGGCGGGGCATTTTGCGGCGGAACGCGTCATTCGCCACCAGCAGGCCCGCCAGCTCGAGGAGTTGACCGAGGTCGTGCTGCGTCGCTCCGAATTTGCGGTCGATTTCGCGGCCGCTAGTCTGACCGAGCTCGGAAAGCGCGATGTTGTGAACTGCGAGCCTGCGACGCTGCAGACCATTCGTCTCCATGTCTACCAACGCTCTGCGATCAAGGATGTCCGCCTCGTAAATCCCGACGGCTCGGTGATCTGCTCGGCCTATTCCGAGACGCTGGAGTTCGATAAGGGGTGGATCGACCGCCGGGATATGCTTCCGTCACGCGACAAGGATCTCTCATTGTTTCGCGTTCAGCAGTTCGGCGGCGATGCACTTGGCGTCCTCAAGGATATCAGCAGCAACGCCGCGCTGGTCGCTATCCTCGGCATCAACGCCAGCCTGTTCGACATCATGCCATCCGAGTTGCGCGGGCACAGCGAGGTGGTCCTCGCCCTGAGCAATGGAGAGAAGCTTGGCGAGTTCTTGCCTGATACCGACAGGGCGTTGCAGAACACGAGACGTTTCGACAGAACTTCCGCCCGCTATCCGCTCAAGGCGACGATCGAAGTCGAAGGCGCCGTTCTCTCGATACGAAATAACGAAGCATATTGGCCGGCGCTCGCGGTAGCTGTTATCCTTGGCGCTCTCTTCGGCATCTTGCTGGCACGGAGTCGCCGCACGGAAGGACCGGTCGCCGATCTCGATCGAGCTCTGACCGCGGGCGAATTCAAGCCTTATTATCAGCCCATCTTCAATCTCAGGACGGGACAGATCAAAGGCTGTGAGGTCTTGGCTCGCTGGCTGCGCGACGACGGCTCCGTCATCCCGCCGATGAATTTCATTCCGCTTGCCGAGTCCAGCGGCCGCATTGAGGTCATGACCTGGCAGATCCTGAAATCGGCACTGTCCGACCTTCGGCCGTTGTTGAAGGCGGACAAGGATTTCAAGCTCTCTTTCAATGTCGTGCCCAAGCACCTCCTCAGCCCGGGCTTCGTTGAAACGCTTCGGCGCACCGTCCTGACGGCAAAGATTGCGGCGCGGCAAATCGTGATCGAAGTGACCGAACGCGACGAGCTCGACGATCTCGCACGCGCCGCTGCTGTCGTGACCGAGCTGCGCGACCATGGTTTCCGCGTTGCCATCGATGACGTCGGCGTCGGCCACAGCGGACTATCGCGACTAAAGGGCCTGGGTGCCAACACGATCAAGATCGATAAATTCTTCGTCGACACAATCACCGTGGATGCATCGACCACGACGATTGTCGAGATGTTGGTCGCGCTCGCCAAAGACCTCCAAATGACGGTCGTTGCTGAAGGAATCGAAACAGAAGAACAGCGCCGCGCCTTGGTTGCCTCCGGCGTTGAAGAGGGCCAGGGCTATCTCGTCGCCGCGCCTCTGCCGTTTCCAAAATTCAGTGAGCTGGTCGACACCCGCCGCCGCACCGCACCCGCAGCGCCGGCCGACGCATTGGTGGCCTGA